From the genome of Spinacia oleracea cultivar Varoflay chromosome 2, BTI_SOV_V1, whole genome shotgun sequence, one region includes:
- the LOC130467566 gene encoding uncharacterized protein, with protein MADNTSTPKLPKDENVTASKAAKPSLRTVSFKHIARKPTIPIKKELPKLLTRMSQNSIAQLNKTISASQRSAIENVGFGDLLSLKISKLPLHLGLFLVESFDANTCCLRIHGNEFFITEKDVHEVLGLPLGVEEINLDNDCKDVEILDCWKKQFKKFMKEKAAKKAKKVKAVKGENVKVKETFTQLIPVGVLTDHLKSSKASSDMWLRNYVVLVTSTLIHGGQNQFVNCWILRYLKEMSQIKNLNWCNFVLQCLVNSKMYWEEVEGRWFAGSLVFLMLFYVDKVALEEVRIERSLPIIKGWNCNMLSTREKLEIELGRIAFHGMNDAVDKGETSGTQKQQEEVIENENPEQNVPTEQEVPEYQSKENASACPEENEAPQIVENVNPPVEKNKFQLKQDCILELAVAANELAMAMEKFQLKAQQAYSDFPDDQRIQSLRDSASVVWDNCSSTNNVNQTENVVTPNPNITENQSGIPREERAEIPREERAEIPREERAEIPREESVLRFSQDEDDEFWRNPIVIKAWDDIVEKGIRNKNARCAQELDNEVEVDDTLPGIDTVIKFHENAIFEEAVFLEKEVAERELRLDRRRNQKKRDSPTKGKGPCEVNKRQKVENREVTLSKSLCSPYKDRMVNIKSALTPAQKAIVDYVINPQEPADEKLFVWKVGERDEFSLTRLHFQSFKQGNGMFSPIIDAWSLILNSKEQYKSDSSPARFFFSCLPAEMILEFSKESVKLRNAKFLEAADKELKRSRFEIKDIALYFFPVCRAAHYFLVCFNTLLNSMDLIDWVEGFPSYCNLMKNLRYAFAHVMGNQGSVQGNLLKKDIMNMTSCLLPFDWQSTDAAHEYCGISLMRHMEAYMGVKKWDCGLKKNDLLTMDKLASKYCVDIIKSDINEASVIIDKKIKGNDGLFCTADSISVLDFRQPSGIGLKIPKIGVTVQSVSSRGDSVYLGCSSVVSAVKK; from the exons ATGGCTGATAACACTTCAACACCGAAGTTGCCTAAAGATGAAAATGTCACTGCTTCAAAAGCTGCTAAACCGAG CTTGCGAACAGTATCGTTCAAACATATTGCAAGGAAACCTACAATACCTATAAAGAAAGAACTACCCAAGTTGTTGACAAGGATGTCCCAGAATAGTATTGCTCAACTGAACAAGACGATTTCTGCTTCTCAACGAAGTGCAATCGAGAATGTAGGCTTTGGGGACCTTTTATCTTTGAAAATCTCCAAACTGCCACTACATCTAGGTTTGTTTCTTGTGGAGAGTTTTGATGCTAATACGTGTTGTTTAAGAATTCACGGAAATGAATTCTTCATCACTGAGAAGGACGTGCACGAGGTGTTGGGGCTTCCTCTAGGTGTTGAAGAGATCAACTTGGATAATGATTGTAAGGACGTAGAAATCTTGGATTGTTGGAAGAAACAATTCAAGAAGTTCATGAAGGAGAAAGCAgcgaaaaaagcaaaaaaagttAAGGCAGTTAAAGGTGAAAATGTGAAGGTGAAGGAGACTTTCACTCAACTGATTCCTGTTGGGGTTCTTACTGATCATTTGAAGTCAAGTAAAGCATCTTCGGATATGTGGTTGAGGAATTACGTAGTTCTTGTTACTTCGACTCTTATTCATGGAGGACAGAACCAATTTGTTAACTGCTGGATTCTGCGTTATTTGAAGGAAATGAGTCAAATCAAAAATTTGAATTGGTGTAATTTTGTGCTTCAATGCTTGGTTAACAGTAAGATGTACTGGGAAGAGGTAGAGGGAAGATGGTTTGCTGGATCTTTGGTATTTCTTATG ctgTTCTATGTGGATAAAGTTGCCTTAGAGGAAGTGCGTATTGAAAGATCACTGCCTATAATAAAAGGATGGAATTGTAATATGCTATCCACACGAGAAAAACTTGAGATCGAATTGGGTAGGATTGCATTCCACGGGATGAATGATGCAGTAGATAAGGGTGAAACATCTGGAACTCAAAAG CAACAAGAAGAGGttattgaaaatgagaatccCGAACAAAATGTACCGACTGAACAAGAAGTTCCTGAATATCAATCAAAG gaAAACGCTTCTGCTTGTCCTGAAGAGAATGAAGCCCCTCAAATTGTAGAAAATGTCAACCCTCCTGTTGAGAAGAACAAGTTTCAGTTGAAACAA GATTGTATTTTGGAGTTGGCTGTTGCTGCTAATGAACTTGCAATGGCAATGGAGAAGTTTCAGCTAAAGGCGCAACAAGCATATTCTGATTTCCCAGATGATCAAAGAATTCAGTCCTTGAGAGATTCAGCTTCAGTTGTGTGGGACAACTGTTCTTCTACAAACAACGTCAACCAAACAGAGAATGTTGTTACTCCCAATCCAAATATAACAGAGAATCAATCTGGG ATTCCTCGTGAAGAGCGTGCTGAAATTCCTCGTGAAGAGCGTGCTGAAATTCCTCGTGAAGAGCGTGCTGAAATTCCTCGTGAAGAGTCTGTTCTAAGATTTAGCcaagatgaagatgatgagtTTTGGAGGAATCCGATTGTGATTAAAGCTTGGGATGATATTGTTGAAAAAGGGATACGAAACAAAAATGCAAGATGTGCACAGGAGCTG GATAACGAGGTTGAGGTGGATGATACTCTGCCAGGGATAGACACTGTTATTAAATTCCATGAAAATGCAATTTTTGAAGAAGCCGTGTTTTTAGAGAAAGAAGTGGCTGAAAGAGAACTGAGGTTGGATAGAAGGAGGAATCAGAAAAAGAGGGATTCACCAACAAAAGGAAAAGGACCCTGTGAGGTAAACAAAAGGCAGAAGGTGGAGAATAGGGAAGTTACTCTGTCGAAGTCTTTGTGCTCACCATATAAGGATCGAATGGTGAATATAAAAAGTGCGCTAACACCTGCACAAAAAGCCATTGTGGATTATGTGATAAACCCTCAAGAACCTGCTGA tgAAAAACTTTTTGTGTGGAAAGTTGGTGAACGTGATGAATTTTCTTTGACAAGGCTTCATTTTCAGTCATTCAAACAAGGCAATGGAATGTTCTCTCCCATAATTGACGCTTGGTCGTTGATTCTAAATTCCAAAGAACAGTACAAATCTGATTCCTCACCAGCTCGTTTCTTTTTCAGTTGTCTACCAGCA GAAATGATTTTGGAATTTAGCAAGGAATCTGTTAAACTTAGGAATGCAAAGTTTTTAGAAGCAGCAGACAAAGAATTGAAGAGAAGTCGGTTTGAAATCAAGGATATTGCGTTGTATTTCTTCCCTGTTTGTCGGGCTGCCCATTATTTTCTTGTCTGCTTCAACACTCTCCTAAATTCAATGGATTTGATTGATTGGGTTGAAGGTTTTCCAAGTTATTGTAACCTTATGAAGAACCTG AGGTATGCATTTGCCCACGTGATGGGAAATCAGGGCTCGGTACAAGGTAACTTGTTGAAGAAAGATATCATGAATATGACTTCTTGTCTGCTGCCTTTTGATTGGCAATCCACTGATGCTGCGCACGAATACTGTGGAATTTCTCTTATGCGGCACATGGAGGCCTATATGGGAGTGAAAAAATGGGATTGTGGTTTGAAGAAAAACGAT CTATTGACAATGGACAAACTTGCTTCCAAATATTGCGTGGATATAATCAAAAGTGATATCAATGAAGCATCAGTCATTATAGACAAGAAAATCAAAG GAAATGATGGGTTGTTCTGCACTGCTGATTCCATTAGCGTCCTTGACTTCCGTCAGCCATCTGGTATTGGTCTTAAGATACCTAAGATTGGTGTAACTGTTCAGTCAGTATCTTCTCGAGGGGATTCTGTATATCTTGGTTGTAGTAGTGTTGTTTCAGCAGTAAAGAAATAG
- the LOC130467026 gene encoding protein FAR1-RELATED SEQUENCE 1-like: MFYMFQDEVYKACFRCGISSIRMEENIEIAQVMDHSRQKTSKVTFNSGNLMTSCSCKLFERLGILCKHAICVLNARQVTKIPEYYILDRWTKEATKRPIFDMHGNFLEECRKMNTTTKMLGEVWSEIFNCVGLAEGNEENLQQFLDNLRDFSKNLVEKGKCVPMTKTQEMELFVGPSASSNLNIQNPIPSKNKGKRHRIVGEKEAAIEQSQKPKRKCKACGAYDYHDSRNCPNKTTT; the protein is encoded by the coding sequence ATGTTCTACATGTTCCAGGATGAGGTGTACAAGGCTTGTTTCAGATGTGGGATTAGTTCTATTAGAATGGAAGAAAATATTGAAATCGCACAAGTCATGGACCATTCTCGACAGAAAACAAGTAAGGTAACATTTAATTCTGGAAATCTCATGACATCATGTTCTTGCAAATTGTTTGAGAGATTGGGGATTTTATGTAAACATGCAATATGTGTTTTAAATGCAAGACAAGTTACAAAGATTCCAGAGTACTACATTCTTGATCGATGGACAAAAGAGGCAACCAAAAGGCCAATTTTTGATATGCATGGTAACTTCCTTGAAGAATGTAGGAAGATGAACACAACAACTAAAATGTTAGGGGAAGTCTGGTCGGAGATTTTTAACTGTGTAGGCCTTGCAGAGGGAAATGAGGAAAATTTGCAACAATTTCTCGATAATCTTAGAGATTTTAGTAAGAATTTGgtagaaaaaggaaagtgtgtgccaatgacaaaaactcaagagATGGAGCTTTTTGTTGGTCCTAGTGCGTCTTCTAACCTCAATATCCAAAATCCAATACCATCAAAGAATAAAGGCAAGAGACATAGAATAGTAGGAGAAAAGGAGGCAGCAATTGAGCAAAGTCAGAAACccaaaagaaaatgtaaagctTGTGGGGCATATGATTATCACGACAGTCGTAACTGCCCGAACAAAACTACAACCTAA
- the LOC110799255 gene encoding protein FAR1-RELATED SEQUENCE 5-like yields the protein MEVPTAVPTTEPTEPAKEGPANPTKVSTVPTTVPMESTTEPMEHRTVPTAPTPVSTVPTEQPTPIEYIRSPRAETYLTQDGTREWIPYCVEDKKPREGMVFKTLEKAIEFYKEYAVICGFDVRSATVYKNSKGIIQKYYLCSREGILESEGNYDEKGKRRRKRNSKRVGCKARIIWNLINEDGEYKVTKFFEPHNHCLASPTSMPYLRSSRKMTMVHKNFVNNNTRMNIGPTKSFRLFKENVGSYDNVGATMKDFMNFHRDLKEHIKGDDAKMLIENFIRKRDVFNGFYFDYALDEHDHVSHLFWADATSRKNYSLFGEMISFDCTYDSNTYSMVLAPFTGVDHHKSCITFGVGLLSKEDAQSFEWLFRTFLNAMGNCEPRYLITDQDPAMKVAINEVFVNTRHRLCLWHIMKKVPEKVGPELKQDEDFLKLLNECVWDMEQESEEFEATWNSLMVQYNLVENGWFQHMFSIREHWIPFYFRDLR from the exons ATGGaag TTCCTACTGCAGTTCCTACAACAGAGCCTACAGAGCCTGCAAAGGAGGGGCCTGCAAATCCTACAAAAGTATCTACAGTGCCTACGACAGTCCCTATGGAGTCTACAACAGAACCTATGGAGCATAGAACAGTACCTACGGCGCCTACACCAGTCTCTACAGTGCCTACAGAACAACCTACACCAATCGAATATATTCGAAGTCCTAGAGCAGAAACATATCTGACTCAAGATGGAACTAGGGAATGGATTCCATATTGTGTTGAAGATAAGAAACCACGTGAAGGAATGGTATTCAAAACTTTAGAAAAGGCTATCGAATTTTATAAGGAGTATGCTGTAATATGTGGTTTTGACGTTCGTTCAGCTACGGTATACAAGAATAGCAAAGGTATCATTCAAAAGTATTATCTTTGTAGTAGAGAAGGTATCTTAGAATCCGAAGGTAATTATGATGAAAAAGGGAAGCGACGCCGTAAAAGAAACTCAAAGCGAGTTggttgcaaggctagaatcatttgGAATCTTATCAATGAAGATGGAGAATACAAAGTTACCAAATTTTTTGAGCCTCATAACCATTGCCTAGCCTCTCCTACATCCATGCCATATTTGAGAAGTTCAAGGAAAATGACGATGGTTCACAAGAATTTTGTGAATAATAATACAAGAATGAACATTGGACCAACGAAATCTTTTCGGCTATTTAAGGAAAATGTAGGTAGTTACGACAATGTTGGAGCCACAATGAAAGACTTTATGAACTTTCATAGAGATTTGAAGGAGCACATCAAGGGTGATGATGCTAAGATGTTAATTGAGAATTTTATACGAAAAAGAGATGTTTTCAATGGGTTCTACTTTGATTATGCCCTAGATGAACATGATCATGTTTCCCATCTGTTTTGGGCGGATGCAACTAGCCGTAAAAATTATTCATTGTTTGGAGAGATGATATCCTTTGATTGCACCTACGACTCCAACACATACTCAATGGTTTTAGCTCCTTTCACCGGAGTAGACCATCACAAGTCTTGCATAACATTTGGGGTTGGTTTACTTTCTAAAGAAGATGCTCAATCATTTGAATGGCTTTTTAGGACTTTCCTTAATGCTATGGGAAATTGTGAGCCTAGATATTTGATAACCGATCAAGATCCGGCAATGAAAGTTGCCATAAATGAGGTGTTTGTTAACACTCGCCACCGACTTTGTTTGTGGCATATAATGAAAAAAGTTCCTGAAAAAGTAGGCCCTGAGCTCAAACAAGATGAAGATTTTCTTAAGTTGTTAAATGAGTGTGTGTGGGACATGGAACAAGAATCCGAGGAATTTGAAGCTACTTGGAACTCGCTTATGGTTCAATATAACCTTGTGGAGAATGGTTGGTTCCAACATATGTTTTCAATAAGAGAACATTGGATACCATTCTACTTTAGAGATCTCAG ATGA
- the LOC110799261 gene encoding carbonic anhydrase, chloroplastic isoform X1, translating into MSTINGCLTSISPSRTQLKNTSTLRPTFIANSRVNPSSSVPPSLIRNQPVFAAPAPIITPTLKEDMAYEEAIAALKKLLSEKGELENEAASKVAQITSELADGGTPSASYPVQRIKEGFIKFKKEKYEKNPALYGELSKGQAPKFMVFACSDSRVCPSHVLDFQPGEAFMVRNIANMVPVFDKDKYAGVGAAIEYAVLHLKVENIVVIGHSACGGIKGLMSFPDAGPTTTDFIEDWVKICLPAKHKVLAEHGNATFAEQCTHCEKEAVNVSLGNLLTYPFVRDGLVKKTLALQGGYYDFVNGSFELWGLEYGLSPSQSVKDVATILHWKLF; encoded by the exons ATGTCTACTATTAACGGCTGCCTCACCTCTATCTCTCCTTCCCGTACTCAATTGAAAAATACCTCCACTTTAAGGCCAACTTTCATTGCTAACAGCAGGGTTAACCCTTCTTCTTCTGTTCCTCCTTCCCTTATTAGAAACCAGCCCGTTTTCGCCGCCCCCGCCCCTATCATCACCCCTACTTTG AAAGAAGATATGGCATACGAAGAAGCCATCGCTGCCCTTAAGAAGCTTCTAAG CGAGAAGGGAGAACTTGAAAATGAAGCCGCATCAAAGGTGGCACAGATAACATCTGAGTTAGCCGACGGTGGCACACCATCCGCCAGTTACCCGGTTCAGAGAATTAAGGAAGGGTTTATCAAATTCAAGAAGGAGAAATACGA GAAAAATCCAGCATTGTATGGTGAGCTTTCTAAGGGCCAAGCTCCCAAG TTTATGGTGTTTGCGTGCTCAGACTCCCGTGTGTGTCCCTCGCACGTACTAGATTTCCAGCCCGGTGAGGCTTTCATGGTTCGCAACATCGCCAACATGGTGCCAGTGTTTGACAAG GACAAATACGCTGGAGTCGGAGCAGCCATTGAATACGCAGTGTTGCACCTTAAG GTGGAGAACATTGTCGTGATTGGACACAGTGCTTGTGGTGGAATCAAGGGGCTTATGTCTTTCCCAGATGCAGGACCAACCACAAC TGATTTTATTGAGGATTGGGTCAAAATCTGCTTGCCTGCCAAGCACAAGGTGTTAGCCGAGCATGGTAATGCAACTTTCGCTGAACAATGCACCCATTGTGAAAAG GAAGCTGTGAATGTATCTCTCGGAAACTTGTTGACTTACCCATTTGTAAGAGATGGTTTGGTGAAGAAGACTCTAGCTTTGCAGGGTGGTTACTACGATTTTGTCAATGGATCATTCGAGCTATGGGGACTCGAATACGGCCTCTCTCCTTCCCAATCT GTAAAAGATGTCGCGACAATACTCCATTGGAAGCTCTTTTAA
- the LOC110799261 gene encoding carbonic anhydrase, chloroplastic isoform X2 gives MAYEEAIAALKKLLSEKGELENEAASKVAQITSELADGGTPSASYPVQRIKEGFIKFKKEKYEKNPALYGELSKGQAPKFMVFACSDSRVCPSHVLDFQPGEAFMVRNIANMVPVFDKDKYAGVGAAIEYAVLHLKVENIVVIGHSACGGIKGLMSFPDAGPTTTDFIEDWVKICLPAKHKVLAEHGNATFAEQCTHCEKEAVNVSLGNLLTYPFVRDGLVKKTLALQGGYYDFVNGSFELWGLEYGLSPSQSVKDVATILHWKLF, from the exons ATGGCATACGAAGAAGCCATCGCTGCCCTTAAGAAGCTTCTAAG CGAGAAGGGAGAACTTGAAAATGAAGCCGCATCAAAGGTGGCACAGATAACATCTGAGTTAGCCGACGGTGGCACACCATCCGCCAGTTACCCGGTTCAGAGAATTAAGGAAGGGTTTATCAAATTCAAGAAGGAGAAATACGA GAAAAATCCAGCATTGTATGGTGAGCTTTCTAAGGGCCAAGCTCCCAAG TTTATGGTGTTTGCGTGCTCAGACTCCCGTGTGTGTCCCTCGCACGTACTAGATTTCCAGCCCGGTGAGGCTTTCATGGTTCGCAACATCGCCAACATGGTGCCAGTGTTTGACAAG GACAAATACGCTGGAGTCGGAGCAGCCATTGAATACGCAGTGTTGCACCTTAAG GTGGAGAACATTGTCGTGATTGGACACAGTGCTTGTGGTGGAATCAAGGGGCTTATGTCTTTCCCAGATGCAGGACCAACCACAAC TGATTTTATTGAGGATTGGGTCAAAATCTGCTTGCCTGCCAAGCACAAGGTGTTAGCCGAGCATGGTAATGCAACTTTCGCTGAACAATGCACCCATTGTGAAAAG GAAGCTGTGAATGTATCTCTCGGAAACTTGTTGACTTACCCATTTGTAAGAGATGGTTTGGTGAAGAAGACTCTAGCTTTGCAGGGTGGTTACTACGATTTTGTCAATGGATCATTCGAGCTATGGGGACTCGAATACGGCCTCTCTCCTTCCCAATCT GTAAAAGATGTCGCGACAATACTCCATTGGAAGCTCTTTTAA
- the LOC110799261 gene encoding carbonic anhydrase, chloroplastic, with protein sequence MSTINGCLTSISPSRTQLKNTSTLRPTFIANSRVNPSSSVPPSLIRNQPVFAAPAPIITPTLKEDMAYEEAIAALKKLLSEKGELENEAASKVAQITSELADGGTPSASYPVQRIKEGFIKFKKEKYEKNPALYGELSKGQAPKFMVFACSDSRVCPSHVLDFQPGEAFMVRNIANMVPVFDKDKYAGVGAAIEYAVLHLKVENIVVIGHSACGGIKGLMSFPDAGPTTTDFIEDWVKICLPAKHKVLAEHGNATFAEQCTHCEKEAVNVSLGNLLTYPFVRDGLVKKTLALQGGYYDFVNGSFELWGLEYGLSPSQSV encoded by the exons ATGTCTACTATTAACGGCTGCCTCACCTCTATCTCTCCTTCCCGTACTCAATTGAAAAATACCTCCACTTTAAGGCCAACTTTCATTGCTAACAGCAGGGTTAACCCTTCTTCTTCTGTTCCTCCTTCCCTTATTAGAAACCAGCCCGTTTTCGCCGCCCCCGCCCCTATCATCACCCCTACTTTG AAAGAAGATATGGCATACGAAGAAGCCATCGCTGCCCTTAAGAAGCTTCTAAG CGAGAAGGGAGAACTTGAAAATGAAGCCGCATCAAAGGTGGCACAGATAACATCTGAGTTAGCCGACGGTGGCACACCATCCGCCAGTTACCCGGTTCAGAGAATTAAGGAAGGGTTTATCAAATTCAAGAAGGAGAAATACGA GAAAAATCCAGCATTGTATGGTGAGCTTTCTAAGGGCCAAGCTCCCAAG TTTATGGTGTTTGCGTGCTCAGACTCCCGTGTGTGTCCCTCGCACGTACTAGATTTCCAGCCCGGTGAGGCTTTCATGGTTCGCAACATCGCCAACATGGTGCCAGTGTTTGACAAG GACAAATACGCTGGAGTCGGAGCAGCCATTGAATACGCAGTGTTGCACCTTAAG GTGGAGAACATTGTCGTGATTGGACACAGTGCTTGTGGTGGAATCAAGGGGCTTATGTCTTTCCCAGATGCAGGACCAACCACAAC TGATTTTATTGAGGATTGGGTCAAAATCTGCTTGCCTGCCAAGCACAAGGTGTTAGCCGAGCATGGTAATGCAACTTTCGCTGAACAATGCACCCATTGTGAAAAG GAAGCTGTGAATGTATCTCTCGGAAACTTGTTGACTTACCCATTTGTAAGAGATGGTTTGGTGAAGAAGACTCTAGCTTTGCAGGGTGGTTACTACGATTTTGTCAATGGATCATTCGAGCTATGGGGACTCGAATACGGCCTCTCTCCTTCCCAATCTGTATGA